A window of the Mustelus asterias unplaced genomic scaffold, sMusAst1.hap1.1 HAP1_SCAFFOLD_50, whole genome shotgun sequence genome harbors these coding sequences:
- the LOC144483217 gene encoding uncharacterized protein LOC144483217, which translates to MEWQIHTEERPFSSSTCGKGFSCSSNLSAHQRVHTGERSFTCSLCGKEFARSPSLLDAHRRSHTGERPFICSQCGKGFTLSSSLQRHRRVHSGERPFTCSQCGKGFTRLSTLQTHQRIHTGERPFICYQCGEGFTQSSNLQRHQRGHTGEKPFSCSVCGEGFSESSNLRRHQRVHTGERPFTCSLCGKGFTQLSDLQTHQRIHTGEKPFTCSQCGKGFARSSSWWRHQRVHTGERPFTCSQCGKGFRVSFLLLRHQQVHE; encoded by the exons atggaatgg caaattcacactgaggagaggccgttcagcagctccacctgtggaaaggggttctcatgttcatccaacctcagtgcacatcagcgagttcacactggggagagatcgttcacctgctccttgtgtgggaaggagtTTGCTAG atccccatctctgctggatgctcatcggcgcagccacactggggagaggccattcatctgctctcagtgtgggaagggattcactctgtcatccagcctgcagagacaccggcgagttcacagtggggagaggccgttcacctgctctcagtgtgggaagggattcactcggttatctactctgcagacacaccagcgcattcacactggggagaggccattcatctgctatcagtgtggggaggggttcactcagtcatccaacctgcagagacaccaacgaggtcacactggggagaagccattcagctgctctgtgtgtggggagggatttagtgagtcatccaacctgcggaggcaccagcgagttcacactggggagaggccattcacctgctccctgtgtgggaagggattcactcagttatccgatctgcagacacaccagcgaattcacactggagagaaaccattcacctgctctcagtgtgggaagggatttgctcggtCATCCAGCTggtggagacaccagcgagttcacactggggagaggccatttacctgctctcagtgtgggaagggattcagagtttcattcttgctgctgagacaccaacaagttcatgagtga
- the LOC144483228 gene encoding uncharacterized protein LOC144483228: MLTRQRARNSESSFTCSVCGKKFMCSSNLLAHQLDHIDEEPLQSSDSGDSVETPEEQAQYQLLHTDERPFSCSHCGKRFSQSSRLAEHQLLHTHERPFSCSHCGESFSDSVHLTEHQQVHTKDRPFSCSQCGKRFTQSSHCTEHQLIHSDERSFKCSECEKTFKMNNSLLRHQCTHSGERPFPCSVCGRRFNHSFHLLRHKLVHTGEKPFTCSECGNGYTRSSDLVIHQRIHTGERPFTCSKCGRGFTRSTHLVMHKRIHIGERPFSCSVCGKRFTQSSALRTHKRVHTGERPFTCFVCGKSFPRLSHVVIHERVHTGERPYICHVCGRAFTCLHHVQKHQLVHTGEKAFICSVCGKRFPESSSLQRHERIHTGEKPFTCCVCGKGFVQSFDLVKHRRVHTRKKLLTCSVCEKRFTRTSRLLKHQKLHILPTKLDSAVAAENHTQD, encoded by the coding sequence atgctgacGCGACAGCGAGCTCGCAATAGTGAgagttcattcacctgctccgtgtgtgggaagaaattcatgtgttcgtccaacCTTCTGGCTCACCAACTCGATCACATTGATGAGGagcctcttcaaagctctgactctGGGGACAGCGTTGAGACACCTGAGGAACAGGCCCAataccagctccttcacactgacgagagaccgttcagctgctcccactgcgggaagaggttcagccagtcctcccgccttgcagagcaccagctccttcacacacacgagagaccgttcagctgctcccactgtggAGAGTCGTTCAGCGactcagtgcatctcactgagcaccaacaagttcacaccaaggacaggccattcagctgctcccagtgtgggaagagattcactcagtcctcccactgcacAGAGCACCAGCTCATTCATTCTGATGAGAGAAGTTTTAAATGCTCAGAGTGTGAGAAGACCTTTAAAATGAACAATAGTCTCCTGAGACACCAATGcactcacagtggggagaggccgttcccgtgctctgtgtgtgggaggaGATTCAATCATTCATTCCACCTTCTGAGGCACAAACTTgttcacacgggggagaaaccattcacctgctccgagtgtgggaatggATACACTCGCTCATCTGACCTTGTGatacaccaacgaattcacaccggagaaaggccgttcacctgctccaagtgtgggaggggattcactcgtTCAACGCACCTTGTGATGCACAAGCGgattcacattggggagaggccattctcttgctctgtgtgtgggaagagattcactcagtcatccgccctgcgcacacacaagcgagttcacaccggggagaggccgttcacctgcttcgTGTGTGGGAAGAGTTTCCCTCGTTTGTCCCATGTTGTGATACACgagcgggttcacaccggggagaggccgtacaTTTGTCATGTGTGCGGGAGGGCCTTTACTTGTTTACACCACGTGCAGAAACACCAGcttgttcacaccggggagaaggccttcatctgctccgtgtgtgggaagcgtTTCCCTGAGTCCTCCAGCCTCCAGAGACACGAAcgcatccacactggggagaagccgttcacctgctgtgtgtgtgggaagggatttgttcAGTCGTTCGACCTGGTTAAACACCGACGAGTTCACACCAGGAAGAAGCtgctcacctgctctgtgtgtgagaagagatttactcggacatcccgcctgctgaaacaccagaaaCTTCACATCTTACCAACAAAGCTGGACTCTGCTGTTGCTGCTGagaatcacacccaggactga
- the LOC144483218 gene encoding uncharacterized protein LOC144483218, producing MEKQWKCADCGKGFSYPSQLKNHQRSHTGERPFTCSMCGKGFIQSSHLLSHQQVHLDERLLNRSDCESNFKSSEDLVTHQVVHTERQFSCSHCGRGFIRSQNLIEHERTHTGERPFTCSVCGKGFTRLSYLTTHRLVHTDNRPLKCTECEKSYKTTNELLIHQNVTETFPGSRGWERHSGRYGELGLVHESNGRFETEIISS from the exons atggagaaacagtggaaatgtgcggattgtgggaaggggttcagttacCCTTCCCAGCTTAAaaatcatcaacgcagtcacactggggagagaccattcacctgctccatgtgtgggaaaggattcattcagtcatcccacctgctttcacaccagcaagttcaccttGATGAGAGGCTGTTAAACCGCTCGGACTGTGAAAGCAACTTTAAAAGCTCGGAGGACCTGGTCACGCACCAGGTTGTtcacactgagagacagttcagttgctctcactgtgggaggggGTTCATACGATCACAGAACCTCATCGAACatgaacgcactcacactggggagaggccattcacctgctctgtgtgtgggaagggattcacgcgaTTATCCTACCTCACTACACACCGACTGGTTCACACTGATAACAGACCTCTCAAATGTACTGAATGTGAGAAGAGTTATAAAACCACAAATGaattgctgatacacca GAATGTTACCGAAACCTTCCCTGGATCTCGAGGCTGGGAGAGACACTCTGGTAGGTATGGGGAGCTGGGACTTGTCCATGAGAGTAACGGAAGGTTTGAGACTGAAATAATCTCGAGTTAG